One Triticum dicoccoides isolate Atlit2015 ecotype Zavitan chromosome 5B, WEW_v2.0, whole genome shotgun sequence genomic window carries:
- the LOC119309498 gene encoding adenylate isopentenyltransferase 3, chloroplastic-like: MEQRRGGKPKVVFVLGATSTGKSKLAIALAAHFDGEVINSDKIQVYAGLPVITNKVTDEECAGVPHHLLGCVPCPDVDFTVDDFCREAADAIKRVLSNGGLPVVAGGSNRYVEALVEGDGGAFRSSHDCLFVWLDAAPEVLRRSTAVRVDDMVRRGLVEEARAAFDPEASYTRGVRRAIGLPEMDAYLRRASDGDDDGAAAMLGRAVEEIKVNTFGLVLEQVEKIRRLSTLEGWDVRRVDCTEVLARTADGEGVQELWRKVVWEPVEDMVRTFVIAEKSGGKINLLP, encoded by the coding sequence ATGGAGCAGCGACGCGGCGGCAAGCCCAAGGTGGTGTTCGTGCTGGGCGCGACTTCCACGGGCAAGTCCAAGCTGGCCATCGCCCTGGCGGCGCACTTCGACGGCGAGGTGATCAACTCGGATAAGATCCAGGTGTACGCTGGCCTCCCCGTGATCAccaacaaggtgacggacgaggagtGCGCGGGCGTGCCGCACCACCTCCTCGGCTGCGTGCCGTGCCCCGACGTTGACTTCACCGTCGACGACTTCTGCAGGGAGGCGGCTGACGCGATCAAGCGCGTTCTCTCCAACGGCGGCCTCCCCGTGGTGGCCGGCGGCTCCAACCGGTACGTCGAGGCGCTCGTCGAAGGAGACGGCGGCGCCTTCCGCTCCTCCCATGACTGCCTCTTCGTCTGGCTTGATGCCGCGCCGGAAGTCCTCCGCCGGTCCACGGCCGTACGGGTGGACGATATGGTGCGGCGCGGGCTTGTGGAAGAGGCACGCGCGGCGTTCGACCCGGAGGCCAGCTACACCCGGGGCGTGCGCCGTGCCATCGGCCTGCCGGAGATGGACGCGTACCTGCGACGCGCGAGCGACGGCGAtgacgacggcgcggcggcgatgctGGGGAGAGCGGTGGAGGAGATCAAGGTTAACACGTTCGGGCTGGTGCTGGAGCAGGTGGAGAAGATCCGGCGGCTGAGCACGCTGGAGGGGTGGGACGTCCGGCGGGTGGACTGCACAGAGGTGCTGGCGCGGACGGCGGACGGCGAAGGGGTGCAGGAGCTATGGAGGAAGGTTGTCTGGGAGCCCGTCGAGGACATGGTGCGGACCTTCGTCATCGCGGAGAAGAGCGGTGGGAAGATCAACCTGCTGCCCTAG